The following nucleotide sequence is from Harmonia axyridis chromosome 5, icHarAxyr1.1, whole genome shotgun sequence.
cgtgaacctcagttttatgttgagcgtcatgtacaacggacagtaggcgttatggtatggggtgctattgcacatgcaagtaggtcacctttagtctttattcgaggtaacatgacagcgctgcgttacatTCAAGGAATAgtagagccatatgttctcccttaccttaaccggctcaagaatccaatatttcagcaaaaaatggctgacctcatgttgccagagttagtttaaactttttcgaagcgacccatgtgaatcttttgccatggccgcccagatcccctgatctttCGACCATAGAGCATATTTGGGACAGCATGAGTataaggcttggaaatttaccccagcccccatggactttggcggctctgagacatgaagtagaggtagcttggaatagtatccctcaagaagaaatagatcatcttattgcatcaatgccgagacgtgttggggagtgtatagataatcgcggtggacaaacacataattaagaaattaataaaaaaaaattgtaaacccttcgtttgtTTCTCCAATTtccaataatttactccttgataTACTATCTATCAtatgttttaccgaaaaaaaaattaaaatttgaaaagctccttctgggtgttgcagtttccttGACAGTTTAAGTACATTTCCACtacttcaaaaaatatttatgtatatttggTACAATTTTAAATGATCTTGGAGCGAAAATTCGAAGAACTATCAGAGTTCATTCCTCTTTGATTATCAAACAATACAATAGTTATTCTCACTACAAAAGTTGTTGTTACGAGTTTCACAATTGGTTACCTACCCATGGAAACTACCATCAGTTATTCCATAGAATTCTCATATTTTTGAAACATGGTATAAATCTTGTATTGTTGTGTAATACCTGATCTATAATCTATGAAACATCTAATTTCGAAGTATTCCACATACTTATTAAATGCTTCAAATAGCATTACAAGTTGATATCGAAGATGgtgttaaattattaatttttgtgaTAACTATAATAATTTTCGGCATCATTTATTACGAATTTCACATAATGACAAATTATTGataaggaaatatgaaatatgtaTTCCTATTCACCAAACAATGAGTTTATCTAATCATTTCCTGAATTCATTTATCTACGTTCTGTTTTTatcgaataaataaattgaactATTTCCTTGATTTTGTGAATCCATTTAACGGATAAAGACGCAGAATTTAGTAAATTCAACGAGTGTCAATAAAAACTTGAACAATTCttagaaaatcaaaaaaaaaaattaaaattcttccatgggaatattgtacctttttattgattgattcgattacgtagatcacgaaaatgcttccAGTTGGactattagtttctttttggAGAATTATACGTGAAGGGtgttctttttagagctatagaacttcaaattgcaataaaacaacgatggaatattcgattgacatgaattttatttatccgcaagataatcttgtggcattacattttaaatatgatttctggcctatgaccaccacggctggctcggatgtagtccaatcttgacgtccaattttcgatgactttttccaacatttgtggccgtatatcggcaataacacggcgaatattgtcttccaaatggtcaagggtttgtggcttatccgcatagaccaatgactttacatagccccacagaaagtagtctagcggtgttaaatcacaagatcttgggggccaattcacaggtccaaaacgtgaaattaggcggtcaccaaacgtgtctttcaataaatcgattgtggcacgagctgtgtgacatgttgcgccgtcttgttggaaccacagctcctggacatcatggttgttcaattcaggaatgaaaaagttagtaatcatggctctataccgatcaccattgaccgtaacgttctggccatcatcgtttttgaagaagtacggaccaatgattccaccagcccataaagcgcaccaaacagtcaatttttctggatgtaacggtgtttcgatatacacttgaggattagcttcactccaaatgcggcagttttgtttgttgacgtagccattcaaccagaagtgcgcttcatcgctaaacaaaataaaatggacgtagtgcgcgatacgtatttcgcacagaaccattattttcgaaatgaaattgcactatttgcaagcattgttcaggcgtgagtctattcatgatgaattgccaaaccaaactgagaataaatcacttgacagctgttaaatcggtcgccatcttgaacagtaatgccaacttaaagttatatacctcgaaaaaaacaccctttataaatctgaaaaacgttttcatttgaggagtctgcgacaaatattttaggagatatagcGATTCTTGGATAGCGAATAAATTTTTACCTTgaacctccaaaaaaattgataaaaaaacactgcaaattgtTTATCATATCCTTCAGCTCAAACAATATTccagattattcaataaaaatcgaattgtaaaatgaaaaaaaagggcAATCAACCTCTGAAGATTGGAGTTGGCCCTGAGATgactaaattttattattgtgcCTAAACAATTCCTGTAAATATGAATATGAAGCTTGAAAGATGAATGCCATATTACAATTGATTCTGTACCTAATTTCACGCCATTTGCTCTTATAAATTAAcgagaaaatataaataaatataaaaaatataaatataaattaacgAGAAAAGCTCTGAACTAACGGAATGGTCAAGAAACAAGCAATCAAAATCATTCTCATTACTTCCTACTCTACTTACAACAATTAATAATTGTTTAGTAGGCTGTAATGCTCGGATGTGATTGATTTCTCCATTTAACTCAAGTAAACATTCCAATTTCTCTGAATAAATATTGATATGACTTGCTTTCAGTTCATTTCGCGATTTAATAGCATTttctaattatttcaattagaGAATGCTATTGTTACCTTTATTACCACGTCCACATTACGATGCTAACATCATTATGGATCAACAAGGCCTatagtaaaaaaaatatgactAATTTTCCGATtagaacaccaataaatttaaTGCCTTTCACAATATTTgatactatttttttcattccagttCAGAAGAAATGTCAGCGATATTTTGCAACCACACCATGATGACCATTTCCTTTGCAGGTGGCTAATAGGTaggttcattaaacgaaaaaaaattttttttttaaatatttatctGAGAATTTATAGATAATAAGTTCATAATGTAAAATAGATTAATAGAAAACTGTTGCAGCAGCGACCAAAACAATTtgacaattttatttctgttatgAAAATTATAACGTCACATTCTGTATATTAATGTCTTCATTcagaatataaatttaattattattagacCCCCTGGCAAGTTTTTTCGAATATATCGTGCTAGATAAGTATCTGCGAcgacaaaattcaatcaaaatgcTGCATATTAAATTAATTAGGAGAGATAATAGCCATGTTTCAACTTAAACACTTCGTTTTTTCCAGCGCGATCTTGGAATTGTGAGAATGCTGAAAAAATGCTACGAGATGTGAGTATACAACaacacacaattttttttttttaatttcatttcatttgtaaaaggattttcaataagagcgcaagatttgaatgatttttcaaaatttcagtccATGAAATGGAGACAAGAATATGGGGTGGACACTGAACTCAAAACCTGGGAAGCTCCagaagtaataaaaaaatacgaACCGGTTGGTTGCTGTGGATATGATGCAGATGGAGCACCTGGTAAGTGCAGAATTTCCTTTTGTAGAAGCAGAGCCCGCGTTAGGGGTCAAACAGTGAAACGtctatttgaggggcgacaATTTGGTCTAGTTTGCGGGcagccttttcatatttcacccTGGATTCGAAAAAACAATATAAGGTTTCTACTCCGCTTCGTTTTGTCAACATTTCCATCTATGAAAATCTCCAAACAGCCATTACTAAGCCGTCTGTATAATAaattccctattaccctcattgGAAGAAGGATAAAATCATTAAGTATTTTACAAAGACGAAAAATAACTCTACCTTAgcttttgaattatttggaaACCGATATTTACACattcaatatatgaaaaattcctacgattttgcattcgaaactagtttctGTTAAGTGCAAAATGTTTTTGAAGCAATACTAAAACTTTGAATGCTCTACCGCCTtatgtatcttgtggtgtgataagTAATCATTCTTCGATCGTATGCAGTGTCATGTGCGGCAATATCTCAGTTTTTCTTGATCGAAGcatacggtttcgattcttcacatcactaactttcccaacagctcaaatttttccaccagttccaCTGTAGAAGGTGCTTTACGATGACCCAACTATGCCTTAGTTCTTTGCACTatgattttttaatgaatttcaacaatttctatgcgttgttgaagcgtgtatagttccatttttagtaatgacgtagtgttcacttgtcaaatgtcaaaatttgacagcttcaaaagtgaaacTGTCCAGATAGCAGGATATTCAAAATGTCACCTCTTATCAGGAAACCTATCCATATATTTGAAGATAAAATAAAtgttcatatttattttttcgtatttttttctttagttaTAATTGTGCCATTTGCTGGATTGGACGTTGTTGGAATGTTACACTCAGTGCCAAAAGAAGACTTGATCAAGGCAACCATTCAGATATTAGAGAGAAATTTGGATCTTGCATTTGCTACTGGTTACAACGAACTGATTGTGATATTTGATATGGATAATTTTAATCTTAGGCAGTATTTGTGGAGGCCAGGTAAGAAGATGTAGCTGATACCAGTGGTAGTTCGAGAATCTTTGATCAGGATACGTccatattttctaaaaaaaacctTATATTGGCAATGTGATTTTCAAGGCAAATTATGCCACTTACTTCATTTAATCTGAATCTGAGGCAAAAACGATGGTGTTTTCCACTATTTTTCGGTCAGCCTGGTTTAACCTTTAACCTGCAATATACATTACGATACGCAGGAAAAACCTCATCAATAATATCTTTACgaacaataaaacaataaaatctaTATAATTTGTAACAATTCATTCTTGTTTTCGTATAACAAATGACCTACACTAACCAGGTAGTAAAAATCATTTACTTGACAAAGTAATACTAAAACGATAGTTTTAGCATTGAGAATTTGATTATATCTCATTACAAGTAGGTACAAGATGttgaaaattgatgatataATCTCATTGAAAGATAGAAAACTTGTTGTTATGATTGTTATGAAAGTTAATGTCTTCGAATAAAGTTTCAAGatttacagaaaaatatttttttctcaaaaaaataagcCGTTGCCATGATATTTCGTCAGTATGAAACACTCGAATGAGTGTATAGTATAATGAGTTATATATTCTTTTGTTCACCCTATCTCCCTTTCAAACGAACCGCCACTGCTCAAGatgtatgaaaaattataatttgttCTTAAAACTAATCTTTTTTTCTTCCAGCTGCTGAGGTTGTTATCACGTTGATCCAAATGTATGAAGCAAACTACCCAGAGATCCTAAAAGTTTGTTATATAATCAATGGTGAGTCTTTTagaaatttcttaaaaaaaaaaacagtttcaaATGATTAccatgtttatttttttattataacgtcgaatttttcattgaaacacAATGGTTGAATATTCCAATCTTTCAAAATATGGCAACTAGCTCTACGAGACTGATTCACTTTTACAACAAAACCCTACTTCTATAATATAGTTTAGAACTTCTAATAGATTTCAATtagtaaaatataaattttagaGGTGTTGAAAACTTCTGAATTGTTATCATCAAAAacaataatcaataaatattcaaatttacccTGGTAAATAGATTATAATATCAAGTTTATCCCTAAAATTACTCATATATTCCTTCCTACTAAATAAATGTTTTTGGTACACATAGGTAATGTGGAAAGAGTGTTCAAAGTAACCATGACACTGTTAGTGAATGTTCTTGAGATTTTGTAATTACGCCTAGATTCAGATTAGCCTACATTGAGAACAATAGGTATCTTCAATACAATTCATATTAAGCACAATATTAGCTCATCTTCAGACTGTAAAGTTCCTATTTGTCTAGAAACATATTCTTCAACATTTTGATAGGTTCttagataataataaaatgaaaatttccaaagCAATGAGATTCTGAGAAAGGTTCATTACATTTCAGCTCCAAGAGTGTTTGCGGTAGGTTTCAATATCGTTAAGAAATTCATGGGACCTTgtacaatcaataaaataaaaatttacaaaCATGATCCGGCCAAATGGAAGAAAATTCTGGTAGAGAAAATTGGAGCTGACAATCTCCCGAAATATTTCGGTGGAAATCTGACAGATCCTGATGGAAATCCAAGACTAACTACAAAggttagagaaaaaaaattttccacttatgtataatgaaataaaaatacatGGAGAATTGTATCAGTTATTATGACTCATATTATCGTTTCAGATTGCACAAGGAGGCAAAATACCAGAATCATATTACATGAAAAACTTACAAAAAGACGACCCAGAAAACGAAAAGGAATACACAATAGTAACTATCAAGAAGGGGGATAAGTTAAAGCTGAAATTTGAGGTTGACGAAGAAGGTTCTTTCCTTAGGTAAATATcatcactgatgacgaatcatTCCTCAGATTCTgaataaattcaagaagaaaattgaaaaaaaaaataaaacaagaccATATAACGGCCAATTGAATAGTCTGCCattgtaaaacacattttttctataaaattcgattttattattcaacatagttgccatcgagggcgatacagcgattatagtgatcatccaacttttcgataccatttttgtagtacgatttggctttcgcttcaaaataggcctcagtttcagcgaatacttcttcattggcgccaaatttctttccagcgagcattcttctgaggtctgagaacaggaaaaagtcgctgggtgccagatctggcgaatactgtGGATGCTTctgcaattcgaagcccaattcatgcaattttgccaaagttttcattgatttgtgacgcgttgcattgtctcgatgaaacagcaccttttttttcctcaaatggggtcgttttttaacgatttcatcctttaaacgatccaataacgctatataatatgcgctgttgatggtctggcccttttgaaagtaatcaatgaatattatcctACAGACTTAGTCTTTGATTATACcttacgcatcccagaatactgataccataacatcgccagctgactgttgtgtttttcctcgctttggattcagttcatcgtgagcagtccactcagctgactgtcgattgagcTCCggtgtgaaatgatggagccatgtttcatccattgtcacatatagacgcaaaaattcaggtttatgcACTTAAAAAGCTTCgaaaactgctcagaatcattaacacgttgttgcttttgatcgattgtgagctcgcgcggtacccattttacacacagctttctcatgtacaaatattcgtgaatgatatgatatacacgttcagatgatatcttcacaatgtctgctatctcgatcaacttcactttacggtcattcaaaattatttgtgaacttttttattttttcgtctgtGACAGCCCcttttggacgtccactgcgttcgccgtcttcggtgctcatttcaccacgttcaaacttagcataccaatcaatgatggttgattttcctggtgcagatctgaaaactcttcatcaagccaagattttgcttatactgtatttttctcttcaaaaagcaatcttttatcagcacacgaaattctttttttccatctttcttcaaataacaaaagtagctacactcacaacgcaatatctcacaaactaatggtcggattgCTGTCAagttttgacacgtatcgtttgaaggttggtactaactaaaaatcatatggatttaatactagcaccgccatctgtgcatcagaccggggacttttcaattggtctaatatatactttcttcatttttcaccTTCTTTCAGATGGGACTTCCGTACAGACAACCACGACATCCGTTTTGGTGTTAATTACACCGACAAAGAAGATAAAGTGACAACGGCAGTGGCCTTGAACAGGGTCTCAGCCCACCAAATAGATGAAGCTGGTGTTTTAGCCTGCCAGTCTCCAGCTACTTGTAAGTGCATATtgggaaaattttccatttttccaaCAACATTTATCTGCAGGAATCATTGAAATAAGAACCTATGGCTTTTTTTCAGATACCGTCATTTTTGATAACTCCTACAGCTTACTGAGAAGCAAAAAATTGTTCTACAAGGTGTATGTCACTCCACCTATCAAAGAACTCAGTGTGACACCCACAGATGGCGACATATCACTCTTTAAAGAAGAAGATAAAAAACCAAGTGAGAAGATTATGGATGCAGATGCTTTGAATGAACTGGAGGCAAAAGAAATGACTAACGGTATGGAGAAAGCTGTTATATCTCCAGTTCATTAAAAATCCTAACCTAATCTTTTAATTACCATTATTGTACATATTAGTGTAAGTTTCGGATAGGGGATAGAAATATATTTCTTGTCATCGTATTGCtcaaaaaaatgtgatataGGTACATACTTTTGTTGTCTTTTACTTGTGTTATATTATAAGAACCATGTAGGGCATTTGGTATGAGGAAATATTGTTCACTTGCCTGTGGAGTAGCTATTCACCTAcctaaaatattattattcctgataaattaaataaataattcgaATATTTCTACTTAATGTAACAAACTCTGTCTTTATCCCAAGTCCTCCCAACGGTAAACTAGCATCAAAAAAACCTTTACTACGATGCTAAATAGAAAAGAAAATTGGCAAAGGGAGTTCACAAACCCAGTGCTCAGAAAAGAATACCaaaatggtacacagatggttctaAAACCACGAATGGGACTGGTACTGGAGTATTCAAAtgctatatttattattttaattaaatcactataaatcataacaaaataaaaaataaagaaaaaattaagtttcccaaaattgagaaacctccaggctttgtttgatttcaaaattctccatccaggatctaagacacatgaagcatcttatagatttgtcgcctaacctattgcgggtttttgtaactataagagcagctctggaaaattgtctttcaacaggagctgaagatgctggcgttgatgaagaatccttggccattttggccaagtttggaaagatatttctgaaactttcaaaatctaccaatagattccataaaaatgtaagaaaactactaataaagtcacactggcgaatgcttcagtctcttagcgctcgaggaatccccttatttagtccaagcgcgaacgagattgcagaaataaatgccgtgcgacgcgtgcatatcaagcacaagtaatatcaagtagcttgatatcaagtcaagcaataaatatctaaaatcaattcgagctcaagtatgtaatttttcatgagcttgttttcaagtcaagtagttggttaaaatttcaagctacttggctcgatgaatccctagtagctatcagaaagagtttcaggagaagttgagattttgggtgttgataAGAAACAACGATTTCAAGCTCCGAACAGAATTTCAAGTCATTCACATTATCGAAACCATAAAAAATGTAAGAAGAATAttagaatttgaatattttcgtgattacaAATCTGATCCGGTTgagattttgtttttatatggaatattcatttttctagCTACGTGCAAAACTTCGTGTTGATATCGTCATCAGAATCAAAAAAACTCAAGCAAATGGGGAAAGCACTGACTGAAGTCGGtagcttttgagtgctcgttcttTCATGCGCCAATCTCACCTTCGGGGACCACATACACCATTCGGTGGTCTTCAAGGGTGCTAATGGCGAATGAGTGACAGAATgacgagagctcaaaagcttctgacttcaccTCAGTGCTTTACTCAATATTTTACCCACTAAACAAAATTCCTTCGATTACATATCAGCTTTGACTGATAAAATAGTGATGACCAACTTCTACAATCATCTATAAACTAAAGAGTCTACTTCAACTTCCTGATTACTGCAAAGGAGATAATTCATCCGAAATGACAAAGTACACAAAAAACTTATTTGCATCATATTGGTTGTCAGTTCCTAGAAAATGTATTAATCTTTTTCCCTTATCTTATCTATCGTCATCTAACAAATTATATcctgcaaattttcagttgcATCCGATTTCCACGACGAAGAACAACGCTTCTGGTTTTTTTAATTAatctaattgaaaattaaatcgaTATTTCAGTATACCGTGGTGTCTTGTTTGTTTTGTCATACGCTTTTGACGTTTATCATTTGAGAGGTTATATTTTCCAAAACAGCCGTCTAAAATG
It contains:
- the LOC123680249 gene encoding SEC14-like protein 4 gives rise to the protein MSVPKYVKRKLDLDDIQKFALMKFRRNVSDILQPHHDDHFLCRWLIARSWNCENAEKMLRDSMKWRQEYGVDTELKTWEAPEVIKKYEPVGCCGYDADGAPVIIVPFAGLDVVGMLHSVPKEDLIKATIQILERNLDLAFATGYNELIVIFDMDNFNLRQYLWRPAAEVVITLIQMYEANYPEILKVCYIINAPRVFAVGFNIVKKFMGPCTINKIKIYKHDPAKWKKILVEKIGADNLPKYFGGNLTDPDGNPRLTTKIAQGGKIPESYYMKNLQKDDPENEKEYTIVTIKKGDKLKLKFEVDEEGSFLRWDFRTDNHDIRFGVNYTDKEDKVTTAVALNRVSAHQIDEAGVLACQSPATYTVIFDNSYSLLRSKKLFYKVYVTPPIKELSVTPTDGDISLFKEEDKKPSEKIMDADALNELEAKEMTNGMEKAVISPVH